A genomic stretch from Schistosoma haematobium chromosome 2, whole genome shotgun sequence includes:
- a CDS encoding hypothetical protein (EggNog:ENOG410V8WI~COG:S), with the protein MELNSESDLTFFNDSDDDFLNDGIFSEFTSKHITKSPGFHKSSSEELCFHKSPLKGTHSTEKIIRNSSKGTSRHRKLPGPAGLLPKLHEHGNRQRPMIGSKSPKKKKDDNVSSLTESCLSTSLSQNQSSSSQSEEAALLNRLQSECGSTIWSVVEKYSVREILKMITSNQLPKGKIPIMCGFLDEVELMPTDAKALLKDNSGVLACTIHRSVIKEYKNDLGCCSLLLLKQVTIFSPTGKKFYANITLPNIVKIYTPENTIITSASGHHTTAPLSSPLSLREVEALEEDCLRALSPPSTPIPQTISISPILKPISYRIQPQINQSSSGLKSELSTTKSCTLQLRPNGLGTLLKSNLISVNNQVKPSICDNNNNNNLQKKDYQQIINSTTNVTDTTMTTTTLPDSLTVKDDLLEDDMDDLLSSIADEIP; encoded by the exons GAATTAAACAGTGAGTCAGATCTAACGTTTTTCAATGATTCTgatgatgattttctcaatgaCGGTATATTCTCGGAGTTTACATCTAAACACATTACAAAGTCCCCTGGTTTCCACAAGTCATCATCTGAAGAACTTTGCTTTCATAAATCCCCATTGAAAGGCACTCATTCAACGGAAAAAATCATTCGTAATTCAAGTAAAGGAACATCCAGACATCGTAAACTCCCTGGTCCAGCAGGTTTACTCCCAAAG CTTCATGAACATGGTAATCGTCAGCGTCCTATGATTGGGTCAAAATCACCCAAAAAG aagaaAGATGATAATGTATCTAGTTTGACTGAAAGCTGTCTATCAACATCGTTATCTCAGAACCAATCATCTTCAAGTCAAAGTGAAGAAGCTGCTTTGTTAAACAGACTACAGTCAGAATGTGGTTCAACCATATGGTCGGTTGTCGAAAAATATTCCGTCAGAGAAATTTTGAAAATG ATCACTTCTAATCAACTACCGAAAGGTAAAATCCCAATAATGTGCGGTTTTCTTGATGAAGTTGAACTAATGCCTACGGACGCAAAAGCATTGTTAAAAGACAATTCAG GAGTTTTGGCTTGTACAATCCACCGTTCAGTGATAAAGGAATATAAAAACGACTTGGGTTGTTGTTCCCTACTTCTGTTGAAACAg GTTACTATTTTCAGTCCAACTGGCAAAAAGTTTTATGCCAATATAACTCTTCCAAATATTGTAAAAATATATACCCCCGAAAATACTATTATTACTTCAGCATCTGGTCATCATACAACAGCACCTCTTTCTTCTCCATTATCTCTTCGAGAAGTGGAAGCTTTAGAGGAAGATTGTTTAAGAGCTCTTTCACCACCTTCAACTCCAATACCACAAACAATCTCGATATCTCCTATCTTAAAACCTAT CTCTTATCGAATACAACCACAAATCAATCAATCTTCATCTGGTTTAAAATCAGAATTATCAACTACAAAAAGTTGTACGTTACAACTACGTCCAAATGGTTTAGGTACTTTATTAAAGTCTAATTTAATATCAGTCAATAATCAAGTCAAACCATCAAtctgtgataataataataataataatttacagaaaaaagattatcaacaaattataaaCTCAACGACTAATGTTACTGATACGACTATGACTACTACTACCCTACCTGATTCATTAACAGTGAAAGATGATCTTCTAGAAGATG ACATGGATGATTTATTATCTAGTATAGCTGATGAAATTCCTTAg
- a CDS encoding hypothetical protein (EggNog:ENOG410V8WI~COG:S), which yields MELNSESDLTFFNDSDDDFLNDGIFSEFTSKHITKSPGFHKSSSEELCFHKSPLKGTHSTEKIIRNSSKGTSRHRKLPGPAGLLPKLHEHGNRQRPMIGSKSPKKKKDDNVSSLTESCLSTSLSQNQSSSSQSEEAALLNRLQSECGSTIWSVVEKYSVREILKMITSNQLPKGKIPIMCGFLDEVELMPTDAKALLKDNSGVLACTIHRSVIKEYKNDLGCCSLLLLKQVKFIILNYYFVCIRFHVSHSFLFLESNVISLIIGNYIQKLNY from the exons GAATTAAACAGTGAGTCAGATCTAACGTTTTTCAATGATTCTgatgatgattttctcaatgaCGGTATATTCTCGGAGTTTACATCTAAACACATTACAAAGTCCCCTGGTTTCCACAAGTCATCATCTGAAGAACTTTGCTTTCATAAATCCCCATTGAAAGGCACTCATTCAACGGAAAAAATCATTCGTAATTCAAGTAAAGGAACATCCAGACATCGTAAACTCCCTGGTCCAGCAGGTTTACTCCCAAAG CTTCATGAACATGGTAATCGTCAGCGTCCTATGATTGGGTCAAAATCACCCAAAAAG aagaaAGATGATAATGTATCTAGTTTGACTGAAAGCTGTCTATCAACATCGTTATCTCAGAACCAATCATCTTCAAGTCAAAGTGAAGAAGCTGCTTTGTTAAACAGACTACAGTCAGAATGTGGTTCAACCATATGGTCGGTTGTCGAAAAATATTCCGTCAGAGAAATTTTGAAAATG ATCACTTCTAATCAACTACCGAAAGGTAAAATCCCAATAATGTGCGGTTTTCTTGATGAAGTTGAACTAATGCCTACGGACGCAAAAGCATTGTTAAAAGACAATTCAG GAGTTTTGGCTTGTACAATCCACCGTTCAGTGATAAAGGAATATAAAAACGACTTGGGTTGTTGTTCCCTACTTCTGTTGAAACAggtcaaatttattattttaaactacTATTTTGTTTGTATAAGATTTCACGTATCGCATTCGTTTCTTTTCTTAGAATCTAATGTCATTTCACTGATAATAGGGAATTACATTCAAAAATTGAATTACTAA